One part of the Treponema sp. OMZ 787 genome encodes these proteins:
- the amrB gene encoding AmmeMemoRadiSam system protein B, translated as MKFIRILFLICFCLTACGKSGGPEDSKKIFETWNSDGDRPPKTRFIPKEASLPAGAKPWGGTVSHHLLTDALINDWFTELADARKIKTFYILSPSHWGLSLYDFSLTQGSWNTEDGLVHSDKERSEKLAGLFNVPFDDEVFVYEHGVSTLIPYIKKYFPEAKVVAVAYHGEPPVNMNLAVKLYDTIKKVFSAKDEDSFLLISSDFSHKSDIEKTAEKDAKSRYFLTSLKPSAWTLAICDNRPAMYLLSKLFTAKTRCTIQRGTDAYKLSDETDSKDITSYFFTYFWEKED; from the coding sequence ATGAAATTTATAAGAATCTTGTTTCTTATTTGTTTTTGTCTGACGGCCTGCGGTAAAAGCGGCGGGCCTGAAGACTCCAAAAAAATTTTCGAAACATGGAACTCTGATGGGGACCGGCCTCCCAAGACAAGGTTTATCCCAAAGGAGGCTTCCTTGCCCGCGGGAGCCAAGCCTTGGGGCGGTACGGTAAGCCATCATCTTTTAACCGATGCCTTAATCAACGATTGGTTTACCGAACTTGCCGATGCAAGAAAAATAAAAACTTTTTATATTTTAAGTCCATCCCATTGGGGGCTGTCCTTATATGATTTTTCTTTGACTCAAGGATCGTGGAATACTGAAGACGGGCTTGTTCATTCCGACAAGGAAAGGAGCGAAAAACTTGCCGGGCTTTTTAATGTTCCGTTTGATGATGAGGTTTTTGTTTATGAGCACGGCGTTTCAACATTAATTCCCTACATAAAAAAATACTTTCCGGAAGCTAAGGTTGTTGCCGTAGCCTATCACGGAGAGCCTCCGGTAAATATGAACCTTGCAGTTAAACTTTATGATACAATCAAAAAAGTTTTTTCCGCCAAGGATGAAGATTCGTTTCTTTTGATTTCTTCCGATTTTTCGCATAAATCAGATATAGAAAAAACTGCCGAAAAAGATGCCAAGTCCCGTTATTTTTTGACAAGCCTAAAACCATCGGCTTGGACGCTCGCCATCTGCGATAACAGGCCGGCAATGTATTTGCTTTCAAAATTATTTACAGCAAAAACTCGGTGTACAATTCAGAGGGGAACCGATGCCTATAAGCTAAGCGATGAGACAGACTCTAAAGATATAACAAGTTACTTTTTTACATACTTTTGGGAAAAAGAAGATTAG
- a CDS encoding NYN domain-containing protein: MEKKYAILIDGDNIAPSYLDSIISEVSKEGEVLIKRLYGDWTTPNMNGWKPWLEKVPIRPVQQFRNGPNATDNTIIMDAIELANTNQGINAVCIVSTDSDYYSLALKLREYGLYVLGVGRSNAKPLWVNACNEFKYLENFDETEEYEEDSKSGKKFKSLEDLICHAYRNSRMTEEGWVSLSDLGNSIRNFMPEFDPRSYSHNTLREIIDALSDDFELSSDDRIPPNYWIKAISRKNETPKVKGKIKRLMNRYGIIENENGDFFFSFTNIDKKCRDKLIKEGTPVKFRVFKMPNPKGGDSADRNGKAAEIEIIG, encoded by the coding sequence ATGGAAAAAAAATATGCTATTTTAATTGACGGAGACAACATAGCTCCTTCCTACCTTGACTCGATAATTTCCGAAGTATCAAAGGAAGGAGAGGTTTTAATAAAAAGACTTTACGGCGACTGGACTACCCCAAACATGAACGGATGGAAACCTTGGCTTGAAAAAGTACCCATCCGTCCTGTTCAGCAATTTAGAAACGGTCCCAATGCAACCGACAACACAATCATAATGGATGCAATAGAACTTGCAAACACAAATCAAGGAATAAATGCTGTCTGCATAGTTTCTACCGATTCGGATTACTACAGCCTTGCCCTAAAATTAAGAGAATATGGACTCTATGTTTTAGGAGTGGGTAGATCAAATGCAAAACCTCTTTGGGTAAATGCCTGCAACGAATTTAAATACCTTGAAAACTTTGATGAAACTGAAGAATATGAAGAGGACTCAAAAAGCGGTAAAAAATTTAAGTCCCTCGAAGACCTTATCTGCCATGCCTATAGAAATTCCCGCATGACCGAAGAGGGATGGGTAAGCCTTTCAGACTTAGGAAATTCAATCCGAAACTTTATGCCCGAATTCGATCCCCGCTCTTACAGCCACAACACTTTGAGAGAAATAATAGATGCTCTATCCGATGATTTTGAGTTAAGCTCTGATGACAGAATACCTCCCAATTATTGGATAAAAGCAATAAGCCGCAAAAATGAAACACCAAAGGTAAAGGGAAAAATAAAGAGGCTGATGAACCGCTACGGAATTATCGAAAATGAAAACGGAGATTTTTTCTTTTCGTTTACAAATATCGATAAAAAATGCAGGGATAAATTAATCAAAGAAGGCACGCCTGTAAAATTCAGAGTTTTCAAAATGCCTAATCCCAAGGGCGGCGACTCCGCCGATAGAAACGGTAAAGCAGCCGAAATAGAAATCATAGGTTAA
- the pyk gene encoding pyruvate kinase, which translates to MKKTKIVCTIGPASDSERVLTEMFKAGLNVCRLNFSHGTHEEHKVKIDRIKKIRDELKIPVAILLDTKGPEIRLGVFEKPAEIVQGQEFIITTRDVIGTNQICSISYKNIAAEVKPKSRILINDGMLELQVIDILNDTDIECVAVNSGTLTSRKGVNIPGLRVNLPYMSEKDISDIEFGVQNDVDFIAASFTQRADDIIQIRKLLEEHNSKIGIIAKIENQEGLDNIDEILEAADGIMVARGDLGVEIEPEKIPHLQKRLIKKANLAGKPVITATQMLESMTHNLRPTRAEVTDVANAILDGTSAVMLSGETAAGEYPVETVSMMTSIAKSIEETLDYEKLFLENVSLHETTITNAIARATCSTALALDANAIITASASGITPRALSKFKPKVPIIAITESPQVMRKLALDWDVYPVLADPIKSTDNMFDVCSQIAKKTGHVKKGDIAILTAGIPIGKAGSTNLLKVEIIE; encoded by the coding sequence ATGAAAAAGACAAAGATAGTATGCACAATCGGCCCTGCTTCCGATTCGGAAAGGGTCTTGACCGAAATGTTTAAGGCCGGCTTAAATGTCTGCCGTCTTAATTTCTCACATGGAACTCATGAAGAACATAAAGTAAAAATAGACCGAATAAAAAAAATAAGGGATGAACTAAAAATTCCCGTTGCAATCTTATTAGATACAAAGGGACCGGAAATTCGATTAGGAGTTTTTGAAAAGCCGGCCGAAATTGTACAGGGTCAAGAATTTATCATTACCACAAGAGATGTAATAGGGACAAATCAGATATGCAGTATTTCTTACAAAAATATTGCAGCTGAAGTTAAACCCAAAAGCCGAATCCTTATCAACGACGGAATGTTGGAATTACAGGTTATAGATATCTTGAATGATACCGATATAGAATGTGTTGCCGTAAATTCGGGAACACTAACAAGCCGCAAGGGTGTGAACATTCCTGGGTTGAGAGTCAATCTTCCTTACATGAGTGAAAAGGATATTTCCGATATCGAATTCGGAGTTCAAAATGATGTAGATTTTATAGCGGCTTCATTTACACAGAGAGCAGATGATATTATACAGATAAGAAAACTTTTAGAAGAGCATAACAGCAAAATAGGGATTATCGCAAAAATCGAAAATCAAGAAGGCTTGGATAACATAGATGAAATCCTTGAAGCAGCAGACGGAATCATGGTTGCAAGAGGAGACCTCGGAGTAGAAATCGAACCCGAAAAAATTCCGCACCTTCAAAAGAGGTTAATAAAAAAAGCTAACCTTGCAGGAAAACCGGTTATCACAGCAACTCAGATGCTTGAATCTATGACCCACAATCTGCGTCCGACTCGTGCTGAAGTTACAGATGTCGCAAACGCAATCTTAGACGGAACATCAGCCGTAATGCTCTCCGGAGAAACGGCAGCCGGAGAATACCCTGTCGAAACCGTAAGCATGATGACTTCAATCGCCAAATCTATAGAAGAAACATTAGATTACGAAAAACTCTTTCTTGAAAATGTTTCTCTTCATGAAACAACAATTACAAATGCCATTGCAAGAGCCACCTGCTCAACTGCCCTGGCCCTTGATGCAAATGCAATCATAACGGCATCCGCGTCGGGAATAACGCCTAGGGCTCTTTCAAAATTTAAACCCAAGGTACCGATCATTGCAATCACCGAATCACCTCAGGTTATGCGGAAGCTCGCTCTCGACTGGGATGTATATCCTGTTTTAGCCGATCCTATAAAATCTACCGACAACATGTTTGATGTTTGTTCCCAAATTGCAAAAAAAACCGGACATGTAAAAAAAGGGGATATAGCAATTCTTACTGCCGGTATCCCGATTGGCAAAGCCGGATCAACAAACCTCTTAAAAGTAGAAATAATAGAATAA
- the nth gene encoding endonuclease III, translating into MNLLDKDKIEEVYRRLKKNNPNPKGELHSANIFTLLVAVVLSAQATDAGVNKATGPLFKAADTPQKMIELGEEGIREYIKTINLYPTKAKRIFELSRIIQNEYAGKVPDTMEELIKLPGVGRKTANVVLNMGFGKPAIAVDTHILRTAPRIGLSSGKNPIQVEEDLLKITPKKYLLNAHHWILLHGRYICKARKPECETCFLSDICMKNL; encoded by the coding sequence ATGAATTTATTGGATAAAGACAAAATAGAAGAAGTATACCGCCGCCTAAAAAAGAATAACCCTAACCCTAAAGGCGAATTACACTCTGCAAATATTTTCACTCTTTTGGTAGCGGTGGTTCTATCGGCTCAGGCTACCGATGCCGGCGTAAACAAGGCAACAGGCCCTTTGTTTAAGGCAGCCGACACGCCTCAAAAAATGATAGAGCTGGGCGAAGAAGGAATTCGCGAGTATATAAAAACAATAAATTTATACCCGACAAAGGCAAAGCGCATTTTCGAATTAAGCCGCATAATTCAAAACGAGTATGCAGGAAAAGTCCCCGATACTATGGAAGAACTTATAAAACTTCCAGGTGTAGGCCGCAAAACCGCAAATGTGGTTTTAAACATGGGTTTCGGAAAACCTGCAATCGCAGTGGATACTCACATTCTCCGCACGGCTCCGCGCATCGGCCTTTCATCTGGTAAAAATCCTATTCAGGTTGAAGAAGATTTACTGAAAATCACTCCAAAAAAATATTTGCTCAATGCTCACCACTGGATTCTCCTACACGGCAGATATATCTGCAAGGCCAGAAAACCGGAATGTGAAACCTGCTTTTTATCGGATATCTGCATGAAAAATTTATAA
- a CDS encoding S9 family peptidase: MTNFKKGMYKLNDEKNFNFQLNRLINWDGGNLEEVKKVSSSIKTCEDWQNVLIGLGDKALNEGRTEESIAYYRMSEFFMSDDNPNKLKYYSLAVDLFYKHYQKHFDEGIVEKLSVPYKNINLPVLHVQAKGEKSGTILLHGGNDSYMEEFLFPILYLSENGYEVFLFEGPGQGGVLRVQKTGFTYKWEEPVSAILDAFNLDDVIIIGVSLGGMLAPRAAAFEKRIKKIIAWSVFPNFMSVALYHLPCGLKAFLILLLKLGCKHIVNFIARQKMKKDPMMEWVFKHGMHAYSMPSPYHYLKNLNNFQILNIADKITQDILILHGKTDHFIDWRLYKPEIDSLVNARSVSLRLFTKEEEASDHCQCGDTKLALDTILCWLKSFNS; this comes from the coding sequence ATGACTAATTTTAAAAAGGGAATGTATAAGTTAAATGATGAAAAGAATTTCAACTTTCAGCTAAACCGTTTAATTAATTGGGACGGAGGGAATTTAGAAGAAGTTAAAAAGGTTTCATCATCGATTAAAACTTGTGAAGATTGGCAGAATGTTCTAATAGGCTTAGGAGACAAAGCCTTAAATGAGGGAAGGACTGAGGAAAGCATTGCTTATTACCGCATGAGCGAATTCTTTATGAGCGATGATAATCCGAACAAACTAAAATATTACAGTCTTGCAGTAGATCTTTTCTATAAGCACTATCAAAAACATTTCGATGAAGGAATTGTAGAAAAACTATCCGTTCCGTATAAAAACATAAATCTTCCTGTACTGCATGTTCAAGCTAAGGGTGAAAAATCGGGAACCATATTGCTTCATGGAGGAAATGATAGCTACATGGAAGAATTCCTTTTTCCTATTCTGTACCTTTCGGAAAACGGCTATGAGGTTTTTCTTTTTGAAGGTCCCGGACAGGGAGGCGTACTGCGTGTACAAAAAACGGGTTTCACCTATAAATGGGAAGAACCTGTTTCTGCAATCTTAGATGCCTTCAACTTGGATGATGTAATAATTATAGGAGTATCCTTAGGAGGAATGTTGGCCCCACGTGCTGCCGCCTTTGAAAAAAGAATAAAGAAAATTATAGCATGGTCGGTATTTCCGAATTTTATGTCGGTCGCCCTCTATCATCTTCCATGCGGTTTAAAAGCCTTCCTCATTCTTCTACTGAAGTTAGGCTGTAAGCATATAGTCAATTTTATTGCAAGACAAAAAATGAAAAAAGATCCTATGATGGAGTGGGTTTTTAAACATGGTATGCATGCTTATTCGATGCCGAGCCCCTATCATTATTTAAAAAACTTAAATAATTTTCAGATCCTTAATATTGCCGATAAAATAACTCAAGACATTTTAATCTTGCACGGAAAGACCGATCACTTTATCGATTGGCGTTTATACAAGCCTGAAATCGATTCTCTTGTAAATGCTCGCTCCGTTTCTCTTCGCCTTTTTACAAAGGAAGAAGAGGCCTCGGATCACTGTCAATGCGGAGACACAAAGCTTGCCCTTGATACCATCCTTTGCTGGCTTAAAAGTTTTAACTCATAG
- a CDS encoding sugar MFS transporter — protein MKDLRKRTFNVSGLSFLVYSLSSIAISICLVNIKRDLNFSLTQAGLFGMLCAIEQMIILFISPIFAAKFGKIKVLRVSLLILTAGLFFFSKSINFVTALLSALCMGLGVANMEALLTPIVNDLYPNDTGAKMNMMHAFWPLGTCSGLIGFGYILSIGVNWRYIYIGLSIFALLICLSYPSSKKIKLPPSDGSKAAFKEIFSLPSFWLFGLALFFAGGAEGAFAFWSATLIQLYLKASAFYAGIVTASFALGMFIGRSLNSRVLEKVSIQKAIIVSSIASFIVSLLFIFVNSLFGLAAFLFCMGLCLACLWPTIQSFAAAILPVDATALMIFLSCFGVPGYSTASFIMGIVGDKYDLFIAFITVVPVFLILVPILFIMGCKFSGSPKLRPAKRKV, from the coding sequence ATGAAAGATTTACGAAAAAGAACCTTCAATGTTTCAGGTCTTAGTTTTTTGGTTTATTCTCTTTCTTCTATTGCAATCTCGATATGCCTTGTAAATATTAAAAGAGACTTAAATTTTTCGCTGACACAAGCGGGCTTATTCGGAATGCTTTGTGCTATCGAGCAGATGATAATTCTTTTTATAAGCCCGATATTTGCCGCAAAATTCGGCAAGATAAAGGTACTAAGAGTTTCACTTTTGATATTAACTGCAGGGCTTTTTTTCTTTTCAAAAAGCATCAATTTTGTTACGGCTCTTTTAAGCGCCCTCTGTATGGGCTTGGGTGTTGCAAATATGGAAGCCCTGCTGACTCCCATAGTAAACGATTTATATCCGAACGATACGGGAGCTAAGATGAATATGATGCATGCCTTCTGGCCCTTGGGAACTTGTTCCGGCTTGATAGGCTTCGGCTACATTCTTTCAATAGGAGTCAACTGGAGATACATTTATATAGGCCTATCTATCTTTGCTCTCTTGATTTGCCTTTCCTATCCTTCATCAAAAAAAATAAAACTTCCGCCCTCGGACGGAAGCAAGGCAGCCTTTAAAGAAATATTTTCCCTGCCCTCTTTTTGGCTTTTCGGCCTTGCTCTCTTCTTTGCAGGAGGAGCAGAGGGAGCCTTTGCCTTTTGGTCTGCTACTTTAATTCAACTTTATCTAAAGGCCTCTGCTTTTTATGCAGGAATTGTAACAGCGAGCTTTGCCCTCGGAATGTTTATCGGAAGATCCTTAAACAGCAGAGTATTAGAAAAAGTTTCTATCCAAAAAGCGATAATAGTTTCTTCAATTGCTTCATTTATAGTCAGCCTCTTATTTATTTTTGTAAACTCTCTTTTCGGCTTGGCTGCTTTTTTATTTTGCATGGGGCTTTGCCTTGCATGTCTTTGGCCGACAATTCAATCCTTTGCCGCAGCCATCCTTCCGGTAGATGCGACAGCTCTTATGATTTTTTTATCATGTTTCGGCGTACCCGGCTACAGCACTGCAAGTTTTATAATGGGAATAGTAGGCGATAAATACGATTTATTCATTGCCTTTATTACGGTAGTGCCAGTATTTTTAATTTTGGTTCCGATCCTTTTTATCATGGGCTGCAAGTTTTCAGGTTCGCCTAAGCTAAGGCCGGCAAAAAGAAAAGTATGA
- a CDS encoding PIN domain-containing protein, with product MSYIVNKIFIDTNILVYALDNRDNDKMNKARNILRKVIYENKPVISAQVINEFYVAATKKLSIDKNLIKTIVHNFKNMEIIASDLQLTENAIKISIESQISFWDSLIIAAAEKADCKLIISEDLNSGQKYQDISLINPFQEEI from the coding sequence ATGAGTTATATCGTGAATAAAATATTTATTGATACAAATATACTTGTTTACGCACTTGACAATCGAGATAATGATAAAATGAATAAAGCACGCAATATATTAAGAAAGGTAATTTATGAAAACAAACCGGTAATATCTGCGCAGGTAATAAATGAATTCTACGTTGCTGCAACTAAAAAATTAAGCATAGACAAAAATCTTATAAAAACTATAGTCCACAATTTTAAAAATATGGAAATTATAGCAAGTGATTTACAATTAACAGAAAATGCTATAAAGATAAGTATAGAATCACAGATATCCTTTTGGGATTCATTAATTATTGCTGCTGCTGAAAAAGCTGATTGTAAATTGATTATATCCGAAGATTTAAATTCAGGACAAAAATATCAAGACATTTCACTTATAAATCCATTCCAAGAGGAAATATAG
- a CDS encoding DUF6364 family protein: MKNITLSLDEDILTAGQEYAKNQNISFNSLIRKLLEQTIHSQKHKWLDDTFSLMDKVSISTEKKQWTRDELYRE; this comes from the coding sequence ATGAAAAATATAACATTAAGCCTTGATGAAGATATATTAACAGCCGGACAGGAATATGCTAAAAATCAAAATATTTCTTTCAATAGCCTAATTCGTAAATTGCTTGAACAAACAATTCACTCTCAAAAACACAAATGGCTGGATGATACATTTTCTTTAATGGATAAAGTTTCTATTTCTACAGAAAAAAAACAATGGACAAGGGATGAGTTATATCGTGAATAA
- a CDS encoding radical SAM protein gives MHFVKAKGILSSKNGMNIYRGCSHGCIYCDSRSECYQMAHDFEDIEVKENAVELLEEALRKKRKKCMIGMGSMTDPYLPLEKELGLTRKIIETIYKYGFGFTLITKSSLILRDLDLLKAINKKTKCVVQMTLTTYDDTLCKILEPNVAVTSERFKVLKKLNEEGIPAVVWLTPILPFINDNPENIEGILRYCIEAKILGIISFGMGLTLRKGNREFFYKKLDRHFPGLKQKYISLYGENYSVMSPHNASLMNLFFKLCKENSIEHNPDKIFSYLNKFEDKQQAQLEFF, from the coding sequence ATGCACTTTGTAAAAGCAAAAGGAATTCTATCTTCTAAAAACGGAATGAATATTTATCGGGGCTGCTCTCACGGCTGCATTTACTGCGATTCAAGAAGTGAATGCTATCAAATGGCTCATGACTTTGAAGATATCGAAGTCAAAGAAAATGCAGTAGAACTTTTGGAAGAAGCATTACGAAAAAAAAGAAAAAAGTGTATGATCGGAATGGGCTCAATGACAGATCCCTATCTGCCTCTTGAAAAAGAACTAGGTCTTACAAGAAAGATTATCGAAACAATTTACAAATACGGTTTCGGCTTTACCTTGATAACAAAATCTTCTCTCATCCTTAGAGACTTGGATCTTCTAAAAGCAATAAACAAAAAAACAAAATGCGTTGTTCAAATGACACTGACAACTTATGATGATACTCTGTGTAAAATACTGGAGCCCAATGTTGCCGTAACAAGCGAAAGATTTAAGGTATTAAAAAAGCTGAATGAAGAAGGAATTCCGGCAGTGGTTTGGCTTACTCCCATTCTTCCATTTATAAACGATAATCCGGAAAACATAGAAGGCATTTTGAGGTATTGTATTGAGGCTAAGATCTTAGGAATAATCTCATTCGGGATGGGACTCACTCTAAGAAAGGGGAACAGGGAATTCTTTTATAAAAAACTTGACCGGCATTTTCCGGGTCTAAAACAAAAATATATAAGCCTCTACGGGGAAAACTACTCGGTAATGAGCCCTCATAATGCAAGTCTTATGAATTTATTTTTTAAACTCTGCAAAGAAAACAGCATCGAACATAATCCCGATAAGATATTTTCATATTTAAACAAGTTTGAAGATAAGCAGCAAGCTCAATTGGAATTTTTTTGA
- a CDS encoding ATP-binding protein, which yields MSNIRKMPIGIQSFEKLITNGFFYVDKTEYIWNMIKNPVPYFLSRPRRFGKSLFLSTLKAYFLGQKELFKGLAIEKLEESEKDKREIWQEYPVLYLDFNIGVYDTNEGLLNRLNSFLQEYEKIYGSTGLDLPDRFQNLIRTACEKTGKQTVILIDEYDKPLLQTMWKDEHLNEIYRTILKSFFGVIKSADQYLRFVFLTGGTKFSKVSIFSDLNNLRDLSLLPDYSALCGISQEELEEDFKPEIRSLAEKNDISYEDVLTKLKQRYDGYKFSEIGKNMYNPFSLLNVFAAGRMRDYWFATGTPTFLVNYLKRAHYNIPDLDGNVKMNEAGLETYRADAINPLPILFQSGYLTIKDYNDFSRLYRLGFPNDEVRYGFLDNLLPAYTPIRTDKTGLSIWEFYEQIEAGDVDGLMQKMKGIISGIPYDNFTEKDLTLREQNYQTAVYLVFALMNQFVHTEVHCATGRADCIVELKDKVYIFEFKLISTGTAEDAIKQIKDKNYAGKYSGSGKKIIIIGTNFDEKKRTFQDWKIEEL from the coding sequence ATGAGCAATATTAGAAAGATGCCCATAGGCATTCAAAGCTTTGAAAAACTTATAACAAACGGCTTTTTTTATGTCGATAAAACCGAATATATATGGAATATGATTAAAAATCCTGTTCCATACTTTTTAAGCCGTCCGCGCCGTTTCGGGAAAAGCCTCTTTCTTTCCACATTAAAAGCCTACTTCCTTGGTCAAAAAGAACTATTTAAGGGTTTGGCTATAGAAAAACTTGAAGAGAGCGAAAAAGACAAAAGAGAAATCTGGCAGGAATATCCTGTGCTCTATTTGGATTTTAACATAGGAGTTTACGATACAAATGAAGGTCTTTTAAATAGGCTTAATTCTTTTTTACAAGAATATGAAAAAATATACGGCAGCACAGGTCTTGATCTTCCTGACCGTTTTCAAAATTTGATAAGGACAGCCTGTGAAAAAACCGGCAAGCAAACAGTTATTCTCATTGACGAGTATGACAAACCTCTTCTGCAAACTATGTGGAAGGATGAGCACCTAAACGAAATCTACCGCACAATTTTAAAAAGTTTTTTTGGAGTGATTAAAAGTGCAGACCAATATCTACGCTTTGTATTTTTAACGGGAGGTACAAAATTCAGTAAGGTTAGCATATTCAGCGATTTAAATAATCTTAGAGATTTGAGCCTGTTGCCGGACTATTCTGCTCTCTGCGGTATCTCACAAGAAGAACTTGAAGAAGACTTTAAACCTGAAATTAGATCTCTTGCAGAAAAAAATGACATAAGCTATGAAGACGTTCTTACAAAGCTAAAGCAAAGATATGACGGTTATAAATTTTCCGAGATTGGAAAAAATATGTACAATCCTTTTAGCTTGTTAAATGTTTTTGCCGCCGGAAGGATGCGAGACTATTGGTTCGCAACAGGTACTCCGACCTTCTTAGTCAACTATTTAAAAAGAGCTCATTATAATATTCCCGACCTTGACGGTAATGTAAAAATGAACGAAGCTGGCTTAGAGACTTACAGGGCAGATGCAATTAATCCGCTGCCGATTCTTTTTCAATCGGGCTATTTGACAATTAAAGATTATAACGATTTTTCGAGACTTTACCGTTTAGGTTTTCCTAACGATGAGGTAAGGTACGGTTTTTTAGATAATTTGCTTCCCGCTTACACCCCGATACGGACCGACAAAACAGGACTTTCAATTTGGGAATTCTATGAGCAAATCGAGGCCGGAGATGTAGATGGTCTTATGCAAAAGATGAAGGGCATAATATCCGGAATTCCATACGATAATTTCACAGAAAAAGATCTTACCTTGCGCGAGCAAAACTATCAAACAGCAGTTTATCTTGTGTTCGCACTTATGAACCAATTTGTACACACGGAAGTACATTGTGCAACAGGGAGAGCCGACTGTATTGTTGAATTAAAAGATAAGGTTTATATATTTGAATTTAAACTCATCTCAACCGGAACGGCTGAAGACGCTATAAAACAAATCAAAGATAAAAACTATGCCGGTAAATATTCGGGCAGCGGTAAAAAAATCATCATCATAGGTACAAATTTTGATGAAAAAAAAAGGACTTTTCAGGATTGGAAGATTGAGGAATTATAA